The genomic segment CATAGATGTTTCCATCTTCTAAACTAAATTGAATTGATACCTGTTGGTCTCCACCATCTCCATAAATTCCTCGATAAGTTCCATCTTGATAATCAGGAAGGTCTAAAGTATAGTCTGCATCCGGGCTATACAATCCTCGGTTCAGTCCATCCACCATAGCAGATAGAACCTTGTTTCCTCGTAAAGTAGCCCCCGTTGCTGCATCCACATCATCTACAAAATCTCCTGGATTATACAAATCAGTAATAGAGGATACAGGCTTTCCTTCAAAATATTCGGCGATTTGCTCATGTTGCTCAACAATTCCGTATAAAGCGTCGCCTTCTTCCAACTCACTGTAATCCGTCCCTCCGTAATAAAGGTGTCGGAATCGAACGTCATGAAGGTTTCCGTCTTCTACGCTAAACTGAATGGATACCTGTTGGTCTCCACCGTCTTCAAAAATTCCTCGGTAAGTTCCGTTAGGGTATTCCCCTTCCACAACTTCGTCCACTTCCTCTTCTTCAACGGCATCTTCTTCACCATCGTCTTCACCGTTTTCGCCTACAACTTCTTCTCCGTTTTCTTCATCGGCTTCTGCATCTTCGTCACCACATCCCATAATTGCCAGACTCATAGTCAGTAGTAATACTAATAATAAAATCCATTGTTTTTTCATGTCTCTTTCATCTCCTTTTTGTGTAATAGCTAGATTCCGTTTGTTAAAAACTAAACGTATCAAAGCAATTTTTAACTTAAGCTCATCATATTACAATTTAGGCATAAAAAGAAGATTGGAATACGTCCTTTTTTAGGGACATTTGTCCTTACTTATCCACTCGTTGATGATAATAGTTAGAAGCTTCGGTACGGTTATCCACCCCTATTTTTCGAAATAATTTGGAGCTGTAATTTCGAACGGTTTTTTCCGCAAGGTCCATGGTCCTTGCAATTTCTTTGTTGGTTTTACCCTTTGCAATTTCTTCCAAGAGTGCTTCCTCTGAAAGGGTCAGTTCCTTAAAAAGCCGTTTTTTCGGATCCTGAATATTTTCAAACAGGGTTTTTGTCATGGATGAATCCAGAGCTTTTTTCCCTTGAAAAGTTTCTTTAATATTTGTAATCAATTTCTCCCGTTCAATGTCTTTTAGCAAATAGCCGTCGGCTCCCCCACGAATCGCCTCGATGACCAAATTATCGTTGAGATAAGCGGTAAGGATTAACACTTTTACTTTTGGCCAGCGGGTTTTGATGGATTTACAGAGGGTTACCCCATGAATAAAGGGTAGTTCCATATCCAAAAGGATCATATTAGGATCCGTGGACTCCATTAATCCTTCAATGTTCCGCCCATCTCCGGCTTCCCCCACCACACGGATTTCATCGTCGGTTTCCAGTACCATGCGCAGTCCTTGCCGGACTACCTCATGATCTTCAATAATCAATAATTTTATATCCATGCTATTTTCAGTGTCACTCTTCTTCATCCTGATCTCCTCCCCACTGTATATCCAGACAAATGGTAGTTCCATTCTTGTCACTATTGATCGCCAGTGTTCCGCCGATTTCCTCCGCACGATCTTTCATAATCTCAAGGCCCATTTTTATGCCACCGGAGCCCTCGGTCTTTCTTTCAATAAATTCTTCACTATTTTCGATCTCCGGCTTAAACCCTGAACCGTTGTCCTGAATTTCCATGGTTAAACGGTCATATTCTCCCCTCAATCGAATCCAAAGTTTCGACGCGCCACTGTGTTTCGCTGCATTGGTTACCGCTTCATGAAGGATATAATAGATCTGTGTAACTTTTTCTTTCGAATCCTTACCCTTATATAAGGTGGGGACCTGCTGATCAAAAATAATTTCAAAATCCACCTCTTTTTCCTTCCATCTAATAAAGTCCATGATCACACTTTCCAGATCCTTGGAATGATAATCTTCGATGATGGTTTTAGAGATAATATTTCTGGCTTCCTTAATCCCCTGTTGCAAATCCTGATTGGCTTCCTGTAAATAAGATTTGTTTTCTTTTCCCAAGTAAGCTTCAATTTTTAGCCCCGCGCCATACATCTTTTGAATTATCCGGTCATGAATCTCCCGGTTGATTTTTTCCCGTTCCACTTCCACGGCACGATCCTTCAACATTTGATCAATCAGAGCTCTTTTTTCCCCTTCAAAAACCCGGGAAATCTGCACGACAAAATAGGTCATCAAAATTCCCATAATGATTTTCACCACTTGAATAGGAACTCCCGTAACTTCTAAGAAAAGCTGATTGTTCAGAATACTTGCGGGAAAGAAATCCATTTTCCGGACAAATAAGCCGTCAAAAACTCCATAGGAAAGGACGGCTATGGCAAGCCCGTAATACCATCGATGGAGATCCTGATAATGCATACGCTGAATCTTTCTTCCACTGCGAAAGAGTCCGATAAAGGCAATGATCCCTGCGGGAAAAGACATTAAATATCGATTAATGATGACACTCCCCATACGGTTTTCCATCATATAGTCGATACCATAGAAGCCATAAAGAATCCCAAATCGCAAAACCCAGGCTAAAAACAAAATCAGGGGAATTTTCTCCAGGATTCGGCGAAGGTTTCTGTTTGCAGTACTTCCATCGCTTCTTGGTAGGGTCATCAGGGCAAATCGAAATAAGAAGTAAAAGGATAGCACTTTTAAAAATCCCTTTACCGCCAAAATGATTCCGGAATATTCCTGATAAAGACCGGCGATCTGGGCCATGGTAACCCATTCCGATATTCCGTGAATAATACCGAACATCCCGAGAAGCGGAAGGGTACGAAGTATGGGAAATCCGCTAAGCTCCTTATTCCTTTGCTGAAAAATGATTACCCCCATCAGTATAAAAACAAATCCGTATAAGAGATAAAGGATAAAAGTTATTTGTGTACTCATCTTTTTCATTCCTTTTCGTGGTAATCTTTATAGTGATAATCTTTATAATTGATACGTTTATGTTTCAAAACACTTTTTTCTATCTTACCATATTTTCTTTTACTTCTCATTAAACAGTGTTAATTGTACAGGTTATTCTTCCACCAAATGCTCTCTTCCTTCAATCAATTGTTTTTCTGCCCATAAATGACCGATTTTACAACCTAAGTAAATCATTCCGAAAACGCCGGATAAAAGCTGATAATTGACTTTGAATACACTTTCCGCGAATGCGCTTGGGGTCGTTAATATAATAATAGGTGCTGCAATGATAACAAAGATTAAATCGGGTATTCTTCTGCGGATACCTTTTTCTATATTATAATTCGGTACAATGATTCCATGATAAATTTCACCAAAAATATTAATCCCAAGAAAAAACAATATAATAGGAAGAGGTCCCCGCCAACTTCCATCAGTAAAAAGAAAACCGATAAATAAGGTAATCATAAACATTGCTAAAAAAACACGTTTTCCAAAATAAGTAATGTATTCTAACGGAGAAGCCCCTTTCGAATTCTCCACCAGTTCATTCACATATCCGGTCAGATCCTCTCCGATTTCCACTTTAAGACTTGAATCCCGAAGCTCCATCTCCTGGGACATGCCGATTAGATCCTTCAAAATCAACTGGGCATCGAAGGAATTTACACGAAAAATACCCAGACTTTTCATAACTTTTTTTATCATTTCCCGGTCTTCCTCGGGCAGATCACGTAACTTGAGCCAATTACTATCCTTCAGTTTTTTCTTAATTCGACTATATTTAAGTAGCATCTACTTTTCCCCCTTTAAAATGGTATCCACCGTATCTTTTACCTGATTCCAGTTTTCCTCAAATTCCATCAGAAATTCCTTACCTTTTTTGGATAGTCCATAATATTTCCTCTTCGGCCCCAGTGGTGAAGCCTTATACGTAGAATCAATCAGTTCTTTTTTCTCTAAACGAAGCAGTATCGGATAGATGGTCCCCTCTTTAGCATCCTCAAAACCAAACCTTCGAAGTTGCGACACAATTTCATAGCCGTAGGTTTCCTCGGCTTCAATGATTTTTAGTATGCACCCCTCAAGGGTTCCCTTTAACAGTTGTCTTCGATCAAACATGGCTACACCTACTTTGCATTACATGATAGTTAACTACATTGTATAGCATAGTAGTTAAGAATGTCAAGTATAAACCCTTAAGGATCATTTCACAATGCCCTTAAGGGTTTCTTTACTTCCTGTTACCGCTTTTTGTAGACCGCCTTTTCTCTTTCTCCTCTGTAGAATCCCCGTACTCAGTTAGGGAAGTCTCTTTCATTTCATAGCGCTTTAGGGCTTTAAGAAGCCATCCTTTAGAGTACTGATCCCCAAGATAGCCGAAGAGTCCGGCCAGAGAAATTAGGATACCGTTGTTGACGGATCCCATGCTTTGCAGGCCGTAGGCCGCAAGGTAGGCTAAAAAAGCGGATGCGGCAATATTGATAATTACCTTTAGTTCTAAGGGGTTCGATTCTTTTCTTACCCCTTCTCCAATCATAGCTCCGATAACCGCCATGATCAGTAGTTCCAGTTTCAAAGGACATTCCTCCTTTGTTGCGGGCGGATTTTGGGGTGGAAAAAAGGGCGAACAAGAAATGTCCGCCCCTTAAACTACCCTTTATCTACCCTTATACTACGGGTAAGTCAATATCCTCGTAGGTTGTACGAACCAACCGTGCAGAGTGTGCCTGGGCAAAATCAAAGACGTCCTGCTCAATGATGGCATCCATGGCGCTCTTTACTTCGGCTCCTGACAGCTCTTCCCGTGCATCGTTCATGGAAAGTCTGGTACGGCTTCCTTCCGAGTTGATA from the Isachenkonia alkalipeptolytica genome contains:
- a CDS encoding FMN-binding protein produces the protein MKKQWILLLVLLLTMSLAIMGCGDEDAEADEENGEEVVGENGEDDGEEDAVEEEEVDEVVEGEYPNGTYRGIFEDGGDQQVSIQFSVEDGNLHDVRFRHLYYGGTDYSELEEGDALYGIVEQHEQIAEYFEGKPVSSITDLYNPGDFVDDVDAATGATLRGNKVLSAMVDGLNRGLYSPDADYTLDLPDYQDGTYRGIYGDGGDQQVSIQFSLEDGNIYDMSFRHLYYGGTDYRELEEGDALYGIVEQHEQIAEYFEGKALNDIAELHNPGDFVDDVDAATGATIRANKVYSAIRDGLNRGIYSPANGYSTDLLEDVEDGRYRGTFGDRGYQQVSVQFYVEDGMINDLSYRHLYHSDNDYREMEEGDALYGIYEQHLQIAEYLEGQPLETIYDLHTPGDFVDDVDVATGATIRSNKVFSAIMNGLSRGIY
- a CDS encoding response regulator, whose amino-acid sequence is MKKSDTENSMDIKLLIIEDHEVVRQGLRMVLETDDEIRVVGEAGDGRNIEGLMESTDPNMILLDMELPFIHGVTLCKSIKTRWPKVKVLILTAYLNDNLVIEAIRGGADGYLLKDIEREKLITNIKETFQGKKALDSSMTKTLFENIQDPKKRLFKELTLSEEALLEEIAKGKTNKEIARTMDLAEKTVRNYSSKLFRKIGVDNRTEASNYYHQRVDK
- a CDS encoding sensor histidine kinase, with product MSTQITFILYLLYGFVFILMGVIIFQQRNKELSGFPILRTLPLLGMFGIIHGISEWVTMAQIAGLYQEYSGIILAVKGFLKVLSFYFLFRFALMTLPRSDGSTANRNLRRILEKIPLILFLAWVLRFGILYGFYGIDYMMENRMGSVIINRYLMSFPAGIIAFIGLFRSGRKIQRMHYQDLHRWYYGLAIAVLSYGVFDGLFVRKMDFFPASILNNQLFLEVTGVPIQVVKIIMGILMTYFVVQISRVFEGEKRALIDQMLKDRAVEVEREKINREIHDRIIQKMYGAGLKIEAYLGKENKSYLQEANQDLQQGIKEARNIISKTIIEDYHSKDLESVIMDFIRWKEKEVDFEIIFDQQVPTLYKGKDSKEKVTQIYYILHEAVTNAAKHSGASKLWIRLRGEYDRLTMEIQDNGSGFKPEIENSEEFIERKTEGSGGIKMGLEIMKDRAEEIGGTLAINSDKNGTTICLDIQWGGDQDEEE
- a CDS encoding PadR family transcriptional regulator, whose product is MFDRRQLLKGTLEGCILKIIEAEETYGYEIVSQLRRFGFEDAKEGTIYPILLRLEKKELIDSTYKASPLGPKRKYYGLSKKGKEFLMEFEENWNQVKDTVDTILKGEK
- a CDS encoding DUF2922 domain-containing protein, whose protein sequence is MPRLEMNFINSEGSRTRLSMNDAREELSGAEVKSAMDAIIEQDVFDFAQAHSARLVRTTYEDIDLPVV